In Labrus bergylta chromosome 1, fLabBer1.1, whole genome shotgun sequence, one genomic interval encodes:
- the LOC109988199 gene encoding protocadherin Fat 4: protein MDTYGFFRSGLLVFPLCVCVITGSSIGTSVINCEHGSNEMVGEVSEGYGGDVEVFSGITEGSNVKLVPYIFPTHLEFLELDFTLGATSAIVRTKKLLDADVLAASDRTLYYSVMCDGVIKYNNTRTLKIIDLNDNSPVFTEHHYSTDVSEAVPVDSEVLRVSAVDADSSPANNRLTYSIAPASDDFMVTNSGSFVLQRRLNYNLVQKYNFIVTAQDLGGLNDRATVLINVKDFDNINPYFSHNMYQAFIPEEQAGPFRTIGPEAIKAQDGDTGINMTLSYTISAVTPEKYEGNFGIDSSSGVMSVLIGIDREEMSSSVISVSIKAAQTDDSLKTADTVVTVTVEDVNDNAPEFDQPNYSETLLENSPDGAVVFKAMVDDPDQGGFVGTLRLIPESAPFSIDSDGMVRVKNSSALDRETTESITFQIEAKESETPNNVAVAQVHVTLSDENDNSPTFTSSKYEGKVFANQTEGMLLVQVKAEDPDAGPNGRVKYSIEFGNNNGYFSIEENTGEIMLAKTIPLVQNIIMEFPLYITARDEGIISRSASAQVNILAPGDSKPQFLQKVYSGTIEENQDPGVLIVKVNFLSISHEIPVTLQVDTEADKFDISSSGELTTKVKLDYDDASHNYSVGISISDGFSRDSAVVEVQVTDVNDNSPVFTSNSVTSSVPEDTEVGHNVTVVSATDKDSGFNKEIRYSLKGGEGRFSVDPLSGMVSVAAELDRETKAEYNLLVVAEDQGRPTRSATASLLLRVSDINDNAPLFSSVEYQVEVLETESVGTSLLTVTAEDPDEGANGRVSYNIFLQSPPSDPEVFELDSSSGTLRLAQPLNYSQVKVYSLIVQALDAGSPSLTVNSSVVVKVKDVNNNPPEFSKESYDIAVFENLASGASILTLEVTDRDQDGFSNGYFMFTSDTFDINTQGVVSLRRDVSLDRETKDSYIIEVRAVDQPSSGLTSTAQLNITILDYNDNTPQYPTIPNPLQIPEGDYSEETPGEVFTFLPTDADLGPAGEVTLSLSSPHPLFRFREDGTLLAVGRLDRESRETYELVVKASDKGIPQRENVTTIRVSLMDVNDNRPEFSSSSYVSSILLKDAEEGKLLLTLSATDRDAGNNSLITYSFSAGSSPYLALNSDTGAVTLTSDLADVTEDTSLVLTSMAEDHGQPPLNSTVLVVVNLRVVSLVEGVAFRSSSYNFSLHENQPVGSAVGIVWASSGNDLYTVSYTVKTHTDLFSINASGAIVTKTPLDREKQEWYILDVEAVDTRTPPTSAIALVRVQVEDVNESPEFPSEDYKASVFSIAPYKTPVITVKASDPDVGETGRLHYSLSANSPYFDVDPSSGVVFVVSAVALAGQTVELQVKATDPRELHATTKVEVEVQGSATSNDLVIISLNLPANTVEKKIPELEKSLGAVLGWTVNIIEVSSDNRGSSESRAVRVEIKTLVSFISVDEEGLVSSEKVTEKLKKQSAAVRAELVKVFGEELHFDVEVTPLSPASDQAAVISLGVLLALSMLGLIIAVVFIVRFKMTHNHENDSDKESFEIDRHGEGYKYWSQMNPDESEQGEDEQTAERDRQTVSFSVNTKQDRLTDNKDSGNNDQGSSL from the exons ATGGACACCTATGGATTTTTTCGAAGTGGTCTCCTTGTGTtccccctctgtgtttgtgtcattacTGGTAGTTCTATAG gTACTTCAGTCATAAATTGTGAACATGGAAGCAATGAAATGGTGGGTGAAGTGTCTGAAGGGTATGGAG GGGATGTGGAGGTGTTTAGTGGGATTACTGAAGGAAGCAATGTGAAGCTGGTCCCCTACATCTTCCCTACACACCTGGAGTTTCTGGAGCTGGACTTCACGCTTGGAGCCACAAGCGCAATTGTTCGCACCAAAAAGCTGCTGGACGCAGACGTACTGGCAGCT AGTGACAGAACGTTGTATTACTCTGTCATGTGTGATGGTGTAATTAAG TACAACAACACTCGAACATTAAAAATCATTGACCTGAATGACAACAGCCCGGTATTTACAGAGCATCACTACAGCACAGATGTCTCTGAG GCGGTACCAGTGGACAGTGAGGTTCTTCGAGTGTCAGCAGTGGATGCAGACAGCAGCCCAGCAAACAACAGGCTCACATATTCAATT GCACCAGCTTCAGATGACTTCATGGTGACCAATTCAGGGAGTTTTGTTTTACAAAGACGCCTGAACTACAACCTTGTCCAAAAGTATAACTTCATAGTGACAGCCCAG GATCTTGGGGGCTTAAATGACCGTGCCACAGTGTTGATTAACGTAAAGGACTTTGACAACATAAATCCTTATTTCAGCCACAACATGTACCAAGCATTTATTCCAGAGGAACAG GCTGGGCCTTTTCGAACCATTGGGCCAGAGGCGATAAAGGCTCAGGATGGAGACACTGGGATCAACATGACTTTATCTTACACAATCAGTGCAG tcACTCCAGAAAAGTATGAAGGAAACTTTGGAATTGATTCCAGCAGTGGAGTTATGTCTGTGCTGATAGGCATagacagagaggagatgagCAGCAGTGTGATCTCTGTCAGCATCAAG gCAGCCCAGACAGACGACAGTTTGAAGACGGCAGATACTGTGGTGACTGTGACTGTTGAGGACGTGAATGATAATGCTCCAGAGTTTGACCAGCCTAACTACTCTGAAACACTCCTGGAAAATTCTCCTGATGGTGCTGTTGTATTCAAAGCGATGGTGGATGACCCAGACCAG GGAGGATTTGTGGGAACCTTACGACTCATTCCAGAATCAGCTCCATTCTCTATTGACTCTGACGGGATGGTGAGAGTGAAGAACTCCTCAGCTTTGGACAGAGAGACCACTGAAAGCATCACATTTCAG ATTGAAGCAAAGGAGTCGGAAACACCCAACAATGTTGCAGTGGCACAAGTCCATGTTACTCTTTCAGATGAGAATGATAACAGTCCAACGTTCACCAGTAGTAAATATGAAGGAAAGGTGTTTGCAAATCAAACAGAGGGAATGCTGCTCGTCCAG GTAAAAGCAGAGGATCCAGATGCAGGCCCAAATGGCAGAGTCAAATACTCTATTGAGTTTGGAAACAACAATGGCTATTTCTCAATTGAAGAAAACACCGGAGAGATCATGCTGGCTAAAACCATTCCCCTGGTACAAAACATAATTATGGAGTTCCCTCTCTACATAACAGCGAGAGATG AGGGCATCATATCCCGCTCTGCCTCAGCACAGGTGAACATCCTGGCTCCTGGTGACTCAAAACCTCAGTTTTTACAGAAAGTCTACAGTGGCACCATAGAAGAAAACCAGGACCCAGGAGTTTTGATTGTCAAG GTTAACTTCCTCTCAATAAGTCATGAGATTCCTGTGACTCTCCAAGTCGATACAGAAGCCGACAAGTTTGACATCTCCTCTAGTGGTGAATTAACCACAAAGGTTAAGCTCGACTATGATGACGCTTCACACAACTACTCTGTGGGGATCTCCATCTCTGATGGTTTCAGCAGAGACAGTGCAGTGGTAGAGGTTCAGGTCACTGATGTTAATGACAACAGTCCGGTTTTTACCTCCAATTCTGTCACATCATCTGTCCCAGAGGACACAGAGGTAGGACACAACGTTACTGTTGTCTCTGCTACAGACAAAGACAGCGGCTTCAACAAGGAGATCAGATACTCTTTAAAAGGAGGAGAGGGTAGGTTCTCTGTTGACCCTCTGTCTGGGATGGTGAGTGTAGCTGCTGAACTTGACCGGGAGACCAAAGCAGAGTACAACCTGCTGGTGGTGGCTGAAGATCAGGGTCGTCCTACCAGGTCAGCCACAGCCTCCCTGCTGTTACGAGTTTCTGACATCAATGATAACGCCCCCCTGTTCTCATCTGTTGAGTATCAGGTTGAAGTGTTGGAGACGGAGTCCGTAGGTACAAGCCTGCTCACTGTAACAGCTGAAGACCCAGATGAAGGAGCCAATGGGAGAGTTAGTTACAATATTTTCCTTCAGAGTCCTCCATCAGATCCTGAAGTTTTTGAGCTGGACTCCTCCAGTGGGACTCTGCGGCTGGCTCAGCCTCTGAACTACAGCCAGGTGAAGGTGTACAGTCTGATAGTTCAGGCCCTTGATGCAGGGAGTCCCTCCCTGACTGTAAACAGCTCTGTAGTGGTGAAGGTGAAAGACGTGAACAATAATCCACCTGAGTTCAGCAAGGAAAGCTACGACATAGCTGTCTTTGAGAACCTGGCCAGCGGTGCGTCCATCCTGACCTTGGAGGTTACTGACAGGGACCAG GATGGATTCTCTAACGGTTACTTCATGTTTACCAGCGATACATTTGACATTAACACACAGGGTGTGGTCTCTCTGAGGAGGGATGTCAGCCtggacagagagacaaaagacaGCTACATAATAGAG GTGCGTGCGGTGGATCAGCCGAGTTCTGGTTTGACTTCCACAGCTCAGCTCAACATCACCATCCTGGACTACAACGATAACACCCCACAGTATCCAACTATCCCCAACCCCCTACAGATCCCTGAAGGGGACTACTCGGAGGAAACTCCAGGAGAAGTTTTCACTTTCTTACCCACAGACGCCGACCTCGGCCCCGCGGGCGAggtcactctctccctctcttcccctcaCCCGCTTTTCAGATTCAGAGAG GACGGGACGCTGCTGGCTGTGGGACGACTGGATCGGGAGAGCAGGGAGACGTATGAGCTTGTTGTAAAGGCCTCTGATAAAGGAATCCCACAGAGAGAG AACGTCACCACCATCAGAGTCAGCCTCATGGACGTAAACGACAACCGACCTGAGTTCAGCTCCAGCAGCTATGTCAGCAGCATCCTGCTGAAAGATGCAGAGGAGGGGAAGCTGCTGCTGACGCTGTCCGCCACAGACAGAGACGCCGGGAACAACTCACTCATCACCTACAG TTTCTCTGCAGGAAGTTCTCCATATTTGGCTTTAAACAGCGATACAGGGGCTGTGACCTTGACTTCTGACCTTGCCGATGTCACAGAGGACACCTCACTGGTGCTGACGTCAATGGCTGAAGACCACGGCCAGCCTCCTCTCAACTCCACAG TCCTGGTCGTTGTGAATCTGAGGGTTGTCTCTCTGGTGGAGGGCGTGGCCTTCAGAAGCTCCTCCTACAACTTCAGCCTACATGAGAACCAGCCAGTTGGGTCAGCCGTGGGGATAGTCTGGGCCTCCTCAGGGAATGATCTTTACACTGTTTCCTAcactgtgaaaacacacactgacctgtTCTCCATCAACGCCAGTGGAGCCATCGTGACTAAAACTCCTCTGGACAGAGAGAAGCAGGAGTGGTATATCCTGGATGTGGAGGCAGTGGACACACGGACCCCCCCTACATCAGCCATCGCATTG gtCAGAGTTCAGGTGGAGGATGTGAACGAGTCTCCAGAATTTCCTTCTGAGGATTATAAAGCTTCAGTATTCAGCATCGCTCCGTATAAAACTCCTGTTATCACTGTCAAG GCCTCAGACCCTGATGTTGGTGAGACTGGTCGGCTGCACTACAGTCTGTCAGCCAATAGTCCTTACTTTGACGTGGATCCGTCTTCAGGAGTAGTCTTCGTTGTGTCAGCAGTGGCTCTGGCCGGACAGACCGTCGAGCTGCAGGTGAAGGCCACAGATCCCAGAGAACTCCATGCTACGACCAAGGTGGAG GTGGAGGTGCAGGGAAGTGCAACCAGCAATGATTTGGTCATAATCTCCCTGAACCTGCCTGCAAACACTGTGGAGAAGAAAATCCCAGAGCTGGAGAA GTCTTTGGGAGCGGTTCTGGGCTGGACAGTGAACATCATTGAGGTTTCCTCTGACAACAGAGGATCGTCTGAGTCCAGAGCTGTGAGAGTGGAGATCAAAACTTTAGTCAGCTTCATCAGTGTGGACGAGGAGGGGCTCGTTTCCTCTGAAAAAGTCACAGA GAAACTAAAGAAGCaatctgctgctgtgagggCGGAGCTTGTCAAAGTGTTTGGGGAGGAGCTTCATTTTGATGTTGAGGTGACGCCTCTAAGCCCCGCCTCCGACCAGGCTGCAGTCATCTCTCTGGGCGTCCTGTTGGCGCTGAGTATGCTGGGATTGATTATTGCTGTTGTCTTTATCGTCAG GTTCAAGATGACGCACAACCATGAAAATGATTCTGACAAAGAGAGTTTTGAGATCGACCGACATGGTGAAGGTTACAA GTACTGGTCTCAGATGAACCCTGACGAATCTGAACAg GGAGAGGACGAGCAGacagctgagagagacagacaaaccgTAAGCTTCAGTGTGAATACCAAACAGGATCGACTGACAGACAACAAAGACAGTGGCAATAACGACCAAGGCTCTTCTCTCTGA